The genomic DNA GGCGTCGTCCAGCGACAGCACGGGGAACAGCGGGACCCGCGCCGCCGCGCGGCCAGAGGAGGACGAACCGGACAAGGCCAAGCCTGTGAGTCAGCACTCCGTCCCCGTCCGTCTGTGTCCTGTCCGCACTCAAAAACCCCACTTCtccgacctctgacctctcacTTCTCTGACCTCTCACTTCTCTGACCTCTCACTTCTCTTTTCTGTGGTCTCCACGTGACTACAATAATCACCAATAGATCTTCCCAGGGCCATCCACTGACTTGCCAAAATCAAAGGCAGACGTGAACATTTTGTCGTTCCAAGTTCGTTGCGATCAGGCCAAAAGAATAAACTTTCAAGACaactctttttttattattattattaatctcAATTGAAGcaggttattttttttcttcagttctGAAATGGACAGTGCACTTCAATAGGAGTCAATTTGCAAGGCCCCCGGTTGTTGGTGACATTGGTGTGGTCTTTTCCCCTCAGCGTTCATTCCAGGAGATCTGTAAAGGGGTGCACATGCAGAAGGGCGTGCACATGCAGAAGACTCAGGAGCTGCAGTCCAAGAAGAGCCCAAACAGTAAGTAGCAGGGACCGCTAGAGAACATCATCCCCGCGCACGTTGCTCGTGCTGTGGTTCTGTTCCGTGGTTCTGTTCCTTGAGCTGCTTTTGCTGAGCCCAATAGTCAACATGCCGTCTCTCCCTTGTAGCGCTGCCCCAGAAGGGCCCGGCGGTCCGGCCCAAGGACACTGCGGTTCCGATGAGCTGGCGGGACTCCGCGGGCAGCCCTGAGGAGCGAGTGGCCATGCAGGAGGAGCTGGCCTTCAAGGACCAGACCGTCTACTCCTACCAGCAGATCAGCTGCCTGGACAGCGTCATCAGGTGAGCATCAGGCTCATTTTCCACCCCACTGGCCTCTGTGAACCTGTTTTGTGTGAGCGTACAGAACATTGTGTGTTTGCTCACAGTTCTGGATCTGTAAATGAGTAACGCACAGAGTTGCTCTGATGGAGTTGCTCCAACCAGTTAACACTTTGCTTCAGGAGCTcagaagagaggggggattgGCAGTTgagctgaaatatttttttttggtgggcTGTACCTTTTTTTATAACTATTTTGTCTAGCTTGTTGTAAAGACTTATACAGGGATTTCCTTGTGTACCAATAGCATTGTTTGAGACTGTATGTATTCCCATTCAGATATCTGGAGAGCTGTAACATCCCCATCACCGTGAAGAGGAAATgccactcctcctccaacaccacctcctccaactcCGATGAGGAAAAACAGAAAGTAGAGAGCTCTGTGCAAGCAGGAGAAGGTATTTTAGGCTTCTCTTCTTTCACTGCTAGTCTTAAGCAAGGCCTCTAAGGAAATCAAGCCGTTTTAGTGTGCCTGATCTGTCTGAACCTCCAGTTGGTATTCTTGTACAGTGACTGTTATTGGTAGATGGATGGCAGTTCGAATGAAAGGATTGGTGGGTGTCCATGGTCAgcctcttacactctctctctgtgtctctctctctctctctctcgctctctctctctctctctctctccattgctgCCCTTCTCCTCAGCAGAGGCTCCACTGCTGAAAACGCCGCCCAGTCTGGCCACTCTGAACGTGGCCAAGAAGAGCGCCGCCCCTGGGGTGGTGAGCACGTCGCTGGCCCCCCTGGCCCTGCCCAGCAAAGCAGAGAGCGTCGTGTCCATCCCCAGCCAGTGCAGTTACAGCAGCACCATCGTCCACGTAGGGGACAAAAAGCCTCAGCCTGAATCAGGTAGGCccacctctgtgtgtctgcacggcCTTACATCTGATACATCGTCATGGCGGTCAGTATCTCCTGAGTCGTAGCGACGCTCCTGACCTACGAGTTCTTTCTCTTCATTGTCTGCGCAGAGATCATCGAGGACGTCCCAGTCGGTGGAGAGGCAGTGGAGTGCCAGACCACCGTGCCCCCATGCGCTGTTTCGCCTCCCAGCCAGGAGAGGGAGGCATACAAGAAGCTGGGCCTGACCAAGCAGGTGCTGGCGGCACACACGCAGAAGGAGGAGCACGCCTTCCTCAACCGCTTCAGGGAACTGCGCGGTGTCCATGCCTTTAAGGCCGACTGCTCTCAGTACTTGGAGAGACAGAAGGGCCAGTTGGCCTCAGAAGGTGAGGGAACCAGTGGGGGAAATGTCCACTTGCACAGGAAGCCAGTGTGTCCAGTCAAAGCACACAAATTGGCCGTAGATGAATAGTGGGGAACATGGTGGGGCTTTTCAGAAGAAATACACTTATCCTTGTGTGATATCGTTTCATTTTCTTTATGGCATACATTCGTTTTGTCGGAAACTAAGACATTTTGGTCAGTTGTACACATGCACCAGTTTATGTGACTTCAGTTTCTCACATATCTTCTCACAGCTCGTTACTCCAGTTTACAAAATAAGTTCTGTAAAGCAGGCTGGCCTTGGTTACGTCTCCATCTGTGTTTTGTGCTTGTGGTTCGTTCTCCAGCTGTGTGCTAAACAGTATTGTCTGACGATAGAAAGTGTGTCTCATTCTGTATTCTCACCGCTGGCCTCTTCTGTCCTTGCTGTCCTGGCTTTGCTGTGCAGCGGTCCCAGCGGTGCGCTCCTGTAagcagggaggaggagcaggaggcggTGGCGAGCCGGCCGCCCGCCGTAGCGGCCGCAACAAGAAGACCAAATCCAAACGCGTCAAGCAGAACGAGTCGTCGGACAGCACGGAGtcgcagcagaggcagcagcagccgaGGCCGCCGCCGCTCCAGGGCCTCCAGCAGACGTCCTGGTCACTCTCGGACACGTCGCAGTCCACCTTCCCCATGGCCTACCCCGCCGTCATGCCCGCCTACCCGCTCCAGATGTACCCCGGTGCCGGCGCCATGGCCCCCCAAGTGGACCCCGCGCTGTCGCGCTTCAGCGAGAGCAACCAGGACCCCCGCTGCCCCATGCCACCCCCCACGTACCCGGCGCCGCTGGTCACGCCCATGGTAGCCCTGGTGCTGCCCAACTACATGTTCCCGCAGATGGGCAGTGCCCCCCGCCAGCCCTTCTACCCCGACCAGGCGGCCTTCCCCGCGCAGGCCGCCGCTTTCCAGACGCAGCCGGCGTTCCAGACGCAGCCGGCGTTCCAGGCGCAGCTGCCGTTCCCGGGCCAGTCCACGTTCACGGTCCAGGCGCAgttcgccgccgccgccgcgcagAACCCCTTCCCGCCAGCCGGCGGCTACGCGCCGCAGCCCTTCTCCTTCACGCTGCCCGGCGAGCCGCCCAAGGCGTCGGAGCCCGAGCTGCTGCTGCGGGAGGGCCAGTCGCGGTGCTCCACGCCGCCGTCGCCGCCGCTGTTCCAGTCGCGCTGCAGCTCGCCGCTCCAGCTCAacctgctgcagctggaggagaggcaGGACGGCACCGCCACCCCCGCCGCCATCGCCGACAAGATCGCCATCGCCAGCGCGCAGACCAAACCCGACGCCGAGCTGCAGCAGGTAGACATTTGTCTCTCTtcaccccccacctctctctatccccctttctgtctccctacccctcccccccaacacacacacacacacacacacacacacacacacaccaacatgcatACACcgtctctccctcgctcttcctcttcttcctttctCATTTGAATACACATGATGGTTTCAACTGGCCAGAAGATGGCGCCGTCACACCTCAGTTGTGAGGGTACACTATTGTCACTGAtcacaatagagagagagagagagagtggtgcacCAGTGTGTGGCATGTGAGCACAGATGTGTCCTCATAGCGCTTCTCCCTTTGAGTCCCCTGCGTTCTCTGTGCCAAACCGCTGCAGTGTGGCAATGCCAACCCACAGAGTGCTCTTGGGCATCATGACTTAAGTGGGCACTGGCAGCTTGTTGCACAAACCATGTCAGCTTTACAGTTATTGTCTTCAAGTGGCAGTAGCACTAACATTTTTTGTTGCTTCAATTTAAGCATGCTAGAaatctttttgaaaaaaaagtagTTCAATATGATAATCCGATGCTAGAATAatgattttaaaaaatgtagATTAATATGATAATTTGAATTGAAATGCATTGTTATACAAAGTGTGTTGGTTAATAAAATAGCCCCTAATATGCAGTAATGTGACTAATAGTTGATAGTATtgaaattgataaaaaaaaatactacaaTTCCCAATGCATGAAATATAAAATGTTTCCGTGCATACAGTGTAAATAACCTATGCTAATGTGATTTTAAAACTGCCATATTGAAGTACAATATGAGATCTGATCTACCATAGAGGAGTGAATCAGAGCATGTAGTGTCCCAACAGATGGATGTTAATACATATGTCCCTTACACCCTTTAGCGCTCACTCAAACTGCCCGCTCTAGACAGGGCGTGCCCTACCACCCCCCCGGGCCCTGGCCCTGGCCTTAGCCTCCTCGGCCTCAGGTCCGGGCACAGGCAGACTGATGTTGGGGGGTTGTCTTGGGAAAAGCTATTCCCTAAAGTGTGTTGCAGCGACGAGGTAGGCCAACATCGCAGCCCGCCACTCTAccgtccccccacccctccctccttttcccaTGTTATGAGACCAATAAGACTGCTTTTCCTTTGGGTTCCAGTGTTCTGCTGGCATTGTTCTTTTCCTTGGTTCTTTTTGATTTTAATTGAGTTCTGAAAGtgtggctgttttttttaatttttgtttttgttcagccTGGATTCTGCATGTCATTCCTATGCCCATCACTTCAGTAAATAAATGACATGTTTTCTTTCTGGGTGCAACTATGGGAATTACACAGTGTTGATGAATCCCATCTGTTTACCCCCCCAAAAGGGTAGACGGGTGTCATGGCAGTCTCTTGTCATTGCACTTTGCACATTTTTCATTCTGCCCCCTCCTCCATTTAATATCAGTCTGCATGGagaccagtcacacacacatcacatactgtaagtgtgtgtctgtgtgtgtatgaaggcaCTCTTATTGTCGCATCCACCCATGAAATACAATATTCACACAAGACTGGGGACGGCCCTGCccaccattgaaattaagctgTTGACTTCAGGGCTTTCCTACTGAAACATGGCTTTTGTACTTGGTGCTGTGTATTGGTGGGTACAGCGTGTGCCCAAATATTGAGATGGTTGAAGTGCAAACATTTCAATACGATTTGCCCTCAGGGCCTCCTATTGCCCCCCATAATGAGACTGATATGTGTGAATGCTGTATGAATCTGCAAGTGTCATGATAAGCCTACAGGGATGAAGACGATCCCCATATTTACTCTCATAAATCATTGTGAAGTACCTACAGTAGGTTTGGATTTAAGTGGAGCcactaatatacagtatatttaagtGGCACCACTGATACATTATTGTGTAAAGCgacgattgattgattgatttggtGAAGCAGAATGGCGGCTGAGTAGGACGAGGCCTGTAAGTCACGGCACTCGAGCGGGCCGCCagtgagagagctagagaggaCTGTATATTGCAGCGTTGCGAGTCTGACCTAATGTTCCTGACCACTCCGTTCTCTCGCTTTCAGGAGGTGGAGTCTCCAGGCGACAGTAACCACAGCGACGGCAACTCTTCCTCCAGCGACATGTTGGACATCCTGCTCATGGACTCGCGCTCAGGCACCGGCTCGGCCACCTCGGGCTCCATGGGTTCTGGTTCTAATGGCTGCGGAACCTCTGCCTACGGAACTTCAACTAGTGGTGCATCTGCCAGTGGAACAGGTATTTAAGCATAGCAACATAGAACTAGTGTGGAACAGGAAGGTGTTGTTCTTCAGAGCCTTTTTTTACAAGTTGTTAGGTGTAGGCCACTAGGCCTAAAGGAGTTTTGTAGATATTTCCTCTGTTAGCATACATGGAAACATACCAAATAGGGACCAGTAAAAAACTGGTCCATATTTGCATAACTGCATGAATCAATATTGGAAAAGTGTTGTGTCATGAATTAAGTTGACCTCTAAGACCAGATGGATAGAGTTAGGATGAGTATTGTACAGAGGGGCTTGGTCACTCAAAGTTCTGCCTATGGCTTTTGCCACTCTTGGAAGACTTTGTCTTGAGGGGGAAAACAGTTATATTAGCAACCCTACAAAGACCCGATGATAATATGAGCTGCCTGCATTTCTTCCACCACCTCACAGGGAGCAGCCATGtaagcaacaacagcagcaactacTTTGGCAGCGTGGACTCCTCTCAGAAGAGCCATAAGGCCAAGGAGCCTGAGGCAGCCATGACCGTAGGACTGGGcggggagatggaggtggaggagaaccaGCACTTCTCCAAGGACCTACCACAGGACCCACCGTGGCTCCACACGACTAACGTAGACGGGGCCAGCATGCTGACGTACCAGATGCCACCGTGGTGAGTGAGAGGAGGAACCTCCTGCCCCTTGCCACTCCATGCCTGCTCTGTGCTCCCGTGCTTGGGCAACACCAGCGTGATTAGACTAGACATATTGCCCTACTCGCTACCCACATTctgacgccacacacacagcttctgtaTTTGAGCAAATGGCCCACCCCCAGTCACTCAAATCAATGTATTGAGACTATGTCAAATGAACAATGTGGTGTCATTGCTAGTAGTTGCACCTTATTTTAGTCTAAACTTCTCTGAGTTCAACTTCATTAAGAAAAATAGatttaacaaaaaaagatgTTGACAGTGGGACATGACAcaagttttttgttttctcGAAAATCATCTCATTTTGAAAGTCTCCCATCTGTGGTTTTTCCTATTTTTCATTGCTGTACAAAAGGAAGCTCTAAAAAAACAAGTTATGTGGTGTGTCAAATAGATGGCCAATATTAGCCATGTATTTGCAGCCATTTACAGTAGGTATGAATGTAAAGGAACATTGTGTTTCCCTTACCTACGTGCCCCCCTAAATCCGCCTGTCAGCCTAGACAATGTTCACACCTCTGGGGACGACCTGATTTCCTCTTAGCAGTGTGAAGTGTGAACTCCCCTATTGTAAACGACTCCTTTTATCTTGCTCCCTTGAAAGACTTTAGTTAACCAGAAATCAAGTGATATGTTGGAAATGATGTCATACTGCTGGCACATACTGATGACATGAACACTGCTCTAGTCTTCCCCTATCAAGagcttgtgattgtgtgtgtgtcccaccacAGGAGTAATATGACAACTGTCAACTGACAactgtgcctgtttgtgtgtctctcccccAGTGACATGCAGAAGGTTCTGAGGGACGACCGCGAGAAGCTCCGGCAGATGCAGAAACACCAACCGCGCTTCACCAAGGACCAGAGGAGGGAGTTGGTGGAGGTGCACCCCTGGATGAGAAGAGGGGGTTTGCCCAAAGCCATCGACGTCAAGGTGACTCCACTCGACCAGCTCCGTCTGGAAGCTTTGTTTGAGCTTCCATTGTCATTCAGTACCTGTCCTGTGCGACAAGAGACCTTCTTGAAGTGGTGATGAGTGACTGactgtaatttgtgtgtgtctcctgaacAGGCATGTATGGGCTGTGAGGATCTCTCCGAAAGTCTCGTTGAGGAAGAGACGCCTGACTTGCACATGGGGGAGACGGAAGCCAGCGAGGAGGCCTCTGCAGACAAGACCAGcgcgcagctgcagcagcagcagccgggcTCCTCCCAGGGCCTGAGCACAGCGATGGGGACCTAGCACTACTACTGACTACTGTAAAGACTTAACTTGACTGAATGtggaataacacacatacattacgcacacatccacccatccacatacacacagaatataCTCTGGCAAGAAAAACTGAACATTCTATTTTTAAACTGTATGCGTgcgcaagagtgtgtgtgtgtgtgtgtgtgtgtgtgtgtgtgtgtgtgtgtgtgtgtgtgtgtgtgtgtgtgtgtgtgtgtgtgtgtgtgtgtgtgtgtgtgtgtgtgtgtgtgtgtgtgtgtgtgtgtgtgtgtgtgtgtgtgtgtgtgtgtgtgtgcgcgtgtgcgtgtgtgcatgtgtgaatgtttgtggtCCTGAGTGAATGATATTGTAAATATATGAATGTGAGCAAGTGTGAGTGTTGGCGTGCGTacgcacatgcatgtgcacacagttGTGAAGTACTACCAGATGACCTTGATACCTTTTTCCTTTCTATTTCTTAAATGTCAACTTTTTTTCGAtgtgtttcaaaatgtttgtccACAGATTTCTCTATATCTTTAAatgagttttattttattttttaaatccttCAAATGATTCTTTGGCTTCAGACAAATTCCTCTGGACTTGTTCTCTGCTTGCCTTGTGTCCATTGTATGCGTGAGTCAAATCTTTGGTAGTTgaaagtatttatttttatacagAGATAAATGgtgacaaaacacaacaaaacgtgcgtattttttttatcttacaaGAGTAGAGAGGCTGAGAGTGTGCAGTATAGGTAGCAGTACATGAGTCGGAGTGGAGCAGGGTATTCTGGTGTTGTAACACCTTTCAAGATGATTATTTGTTAACTGAAAGCTAGTTTTATAAGATGTCTGGTGGATGATTGTCTGGCCCATGGTTAACAATGGTGCTAATTTCTTTCATCACTTTCCTTTGTCTGGAGCCATGTTTACGTGGTATCTAAATGATCTTGAGGAATAGGCCTTTAGCTAAACCTGAAGATCAAGCAAAAATCTGTTGACCTAAATATTTGACCAAATGGTGAGCAGTGTAGTAGGCTATGTAGGTTACATTTGTTGTTGGAAATCTCTTAATTGCAAATGTCATGGAGATGTACATAGTGTCATTGTCAACAGTGTTGTAGGCCCTCGTCTGGTTTGGTTACAGCCTTTTTATTGGTTAGGTCACAGCATCCTTAAAGACCCGGGTTTAATAAGACTGACATGGTCTCTGAGAATTTTAAGCCAATTTTTAACTACACTGCCATCTGCtggaaaacaagacaattcGTATTTCCCTGTTCATGTGTGAAGTAgcaaatatgtatttatttcagaGGAAATGGACAAGAGAATGTGAACGCACTCACTCAACATACGCCTCTGtgcattgtttctttttttcaaatagTGGTCTatttgttaaataaataaataaaaataaataaaggaatatttcgTATGCCTTGTTTGATTCCTAAGATGCAACACCATCCCTAACACGTGGGTCATTCAAATGACTTTTTGATAACATAATTACATCCTATGCCTGTTTATGTCTGTTTCATTATTGTTTAAAATACGGGTCTAAAACTTGATTGTGAAATCAATCTCTCACGGCAAAGTGACGGATGGCCGTTATGTTTCAATAGATCAAACCGTTGGATGCCATCTGTTCGGAACAGAGCAGACAGTGGTCCTTTTTTACAACACATATCCGTCAGAAAGCCTGAATCTGGACGCTCGTAGTTGTAATTTGGGCTTCAGATGTAGCCGATGTGACACTTGACTCCGGCACCAGCTTTGATGAAAGAGGTCTAGGTCATTTACACGTTCCGCCGTTCACACCTCGCACATTTAGGGGCGAAGTGCGAATGTAACGGACCTCCCGCCAGGAccactaggcctactgtagacgCTACTGATCCGGACTTGGCAACTAGTGCACAGTTAAAACTGGCGACAGGGTGTGATATTCTCTGGAGTAGCCAACGATGTGTATTTACAGAAAAGTAATTCATGGAGTAGTTAGGCCATTCGAGTGTGTGTTAAGGATAATAGGCTACAGGTACGGATAGGCCAAATAGGCCTCACTACTTTTTTTGTTTAGTCGCACTCGCTATTTGGACTATTCAAACAAATCAAAGATTAGGCTACGTCTAGGCATGCAGAAGACGTAGCCTAAacctatacatgtatatgtcTAGCCTATATAGCCACTAAGAAAAGAGAATGTTTTATAAGCTAGTCTCTCAGATCGATGTGAAATGCTGTAGACTTATCAATAATAAGAAAAGCGAGACTAAAAGCGAGACTGTGTTTTTCCAACATGCACAAACGTTGTTCTGTCTTTTGCATCTGGTTGATTCTAAAGACTATTCGCCATCTGCGTAGGCCTGCGTCCGAATATGTGCTCCTAGTGTCTTGTTTGACACTTCTCCGAGATCAAACGCGAGGGAACGGACATTGCACTTCATAAAGCTCTTTCAAGAGATGCGGCGACATAGTCCCTTCATGTTGGCGGAAGCTTGCACTAGATTAGTTGTTTTAGTTGAgtgaattattaggctacatgtcggCCTGCAGTGGTTTATGAATTACCTGATGAAAGAACACAACTTCAGTGTGAAACGTGTATTAGGGAAATGCATTTAATGAAATAAGTCGAAATTGAATCTCTGTCAGTGAAATGTTCTCGTTATCATGGGCGAGCAAGCACTTAATCGGTACAATGTACCTGATAAAATATCAGTTGTAATGTAGTAACCCGACCCACACACTAGGCCTATTCCCCACTACCTAAGAAAGCCTCACAATTAAATATTTACATCTGTGCACAGCAATCATACAAAAAAGACCAAACAAATGCTTATAGGCTAggtaaaacattatacaaacgaTTATTCGAATGCATACAAAGTTTTCACATGGAACAAAAGAGCTTTTAAGAGCCCACTAGGCAAATTAGTAGTGAATGTGTTCAGATAAGGCCTAATGCCTTTAACTGCCTACGCTAATGTATTATATTCCATTTCATAAATTAATGATCTCTTGCTCTAAGACAATTAAAGAAGTGACACTTTGGCTACCAAGGCCTCCACATGGACTTCGAATAAAACATGGTTGCAGTGCTAGGGGTGTCATGGTGTTCCACATCTGTAGAGATGTGACTCTGCTCACTGTCCGTCTCATCCAGGTCGGAGCTGAGGTCATCGGAGGTAGTAGAGGGAGACGGTGAGAGGGCAGATGTGCTTCCACTGGAGCCACTTCTTCCACCAGGTGACAGCATTGACTCACTTGAAGTGCTGTAGCTGTTCGATGAGTCTGACATCAAATCCGACAGGAGATCTTGGAAACAATCCTCATCATTCAGGGGCATACATTCTAGAAGATGGTTCAAGAGGTCTGCCGCTATCGTGGCGTCGATCCCAGGGCAGTTGGACACGAAAGTGTGGACTTCGTGCATGCACTGAATGTACCCAGCTGCAAACCTTTCACTTGCCTCCCGGTTAACATTCTCCGCCTCTGTTGAAACCAAAACAAGAGTGTCACGCGAATACAACACGCTCTTGTAGGCTAAATGACCGGAATGATATGCTATTTACTCGCTTAAGTCACCCACCTTTCGCACGATTTTGAAGAATGGTCTCCACGCGTTTAACCGTCATCTCTAAAACCTCAGCGTTCTCCATTTTTGATGGTGCCTAAGGGTAAAAAGGTTAAGGAAAATATCAAACATCAGAGGTTTGCGCTTTGCGCCTCTCGGCTGAGGATAGCGCCAAATGCTTGATAAACTGGTCCACTTGAACATGTGTATAAAATTGAGAAGAATAACTTACATCTATGTCTACCAGCAGTGTTCTGAGCTCTTGCAAACTTTCATTGATGCGtgcccttctctttttctccaccAACGGCTTTCTCGTCTGTTAAATGATTTTACCAAATGATTAAACTCAAACCACTTGTGAACACGATAAACATTCTTACGCATTGTTTAAATCTTACCTTTCTGTCTCCTTTAATGCCGTAATATTCGTCTTCACTCCGACTGAGTTCCGATTTAGAGGCAGGGGCCATGTTGCTATCCCGTACAGTGGAATGGAGTCGAGAACAGAATGCAGGCTACCGTTACGATCTTGAATGGTGCAGATGGCAGATGGTAGGCGAGCACCGTTAGAGACAAAGATCCACACACTGCGCGCTAACAAGCACTACATATACTGTGCAAAGTGGGCAATTGTAGAAGGCATTTATGAGGCCCCATTTACATGTGAATGGAAGGCTTGGCTGCTTGCGCTACGAGGTGACTGCGGACGTGGAGAGACCAACCAATCAACGACTGAGCCTTTGTCTCCCTATCCAAGCCTAGAGTGTAAGGACTTTTCAGCCAACAGTCCTGTCCTGTTTATATCGAGAACTTCATTCGTCAGCTCTCGAAGGCAGATGGTCTTAATTCGTGACATCAAATTTAATTTAGCCACACTTCTAATGATTCTGTCAAACCATCGTTGGATGTATTTGCATCAGAGAGACTGCTTTACTAACTTCATAACaaagtctttctttttctgtatttAAATTTTTCTGTAGGCTAGATGTTTCCAAAAAAGAAATCCAATCGCAGGACACGCTCGTACGTAGGCCTAGCTCTTTCGAGCGCAGGCATATCCTATGATGACACACACCATCAATGTAACACCTTTCTTGCAAATAGGCCGCATATTTACTAATACATGGAGTTAGATTAAACCAGACCCATTTCCATTCTCGACGCTCACGACTAAAAATGCCCAAGCACAGAATATTTCATAAATCGGGTTTACTGTTTTCAGGCTGTCGCAAACTTTTCATCATCTCAGCTTGTTCTGGTACAACAAAGACCAGCTTATTAGCCTAATTAGAGGCTTTATGACCATAGAACAGAAATCACCTAGCCTACATCGACCTACAGATACTCGTGAAACTAGTGAGTAGGCTGGCAATGAGGAGAGCTTATTTTCAAGAAGTCTGACTGGCTATATAGCCTATGCACTAGGCCTATATTCTGCCACTCAACTTTTCAATCTACTTCACAAAATGACAGGCCCCACCACCAAAATCACAATTGATCTTCATGATGTTATGGATTACATATAATGTAACCATAATTTTAATGTAGCCATGCTATATTTATAACAAATATTAATGTAGCCATATAAATGCAGCAGAATAACCCCCCATCTAAAACTCCCTTAAATACACTGGCTCAGCAGCAGTGATGTATAAAATGTAGTCTGGTCCTATCTTTGTGCGCACAACAAGGTGTAGCCTATGGTTATTTCATAAGATAAAGAGTAGGCCTAGCCCAGATCCATTAATAGACCTATAATTTCCGGATGGCGTAGAGAAGTTGTCCTACGCGCTAGTCGATAGCACCAAAATAAGACTCGGATGTTACTACCATATCTGTCCATTTTCAAGTTAAAAGCCTTTCTGGCTTTTACCGGTAACTAACAATTTATCAGCTCGTGAAACTGATGAAGATGATCAGTCTACCTTATTAATCAACAAACTATTTAGCATCTGTCTCAAATGTGATAGCCAATTGTCTTATTATTTTTCAGACAAATGCTTGAATACAGCAGACAATTGATAGGACATGTTAGGCTACATAATAAacttataggctactatttattGGTGAACTCTTGTTAATTGACTTTTGTTGATTATAGTTCATTTGGCGAATATGGCATAAATTGTAGCCTACTGGTAACGTGAGAAAGCAAGAGGAAAGAAGAGCATGaagcaaaggg from Sardina pilchardus chromosome 2, fSarPil1.1, whole genome shotgun sequence includes the following:
- the per2 gene encoding period circadian protein homolog 2 isoform X2 gives rise to the protein MSEDSDSKPYLFSSLEGQDGGGACSSMAQLHRMGGFADGAELGLPSEGSDSSGQDPPSSPRSGRKMTRSLHEDVEMKSSGSSGSGTESHGNESHGNESHGNESHGNESTGSSNGRSKDSALLESSESNKSSNSHSPSPPSSSNAFSLLSASSEQDNPSTSGCSSEESAKAKTQKELLKTLKELKRHLPSEKRKKGNKSSTLNTLKYALRCVKQVEANEEYYQLLMTNDSQPSGLDVASYTIDEIDSITSEYTLKNNDIFAVAVSLITGKIVYISDQAATILNCKRDVFKNAKFVEFLTPQDVSVFYSFTTPYRLPSWSMCTGAESSPSDCMQEKSFFCRISGGKECEGDLQYYPFRMTPYLMKVQDSVHGEEQFCCLLLAERVHSGYEAPRIPTDKRIFTTTHTPNCVFQDVDERAVPLLGFLPQDLIGTPVLMHLHPNDWPVMLGIHRKIMQHAGQPFDHSSIRFCARNGEYVTLDTSWSSFVNPWSRKVSFVIGRHKVRIGPVNEDVFVAPAVAESKTMDSDIHEITEQIHRLLLQPVHVNGSSGYGSLGSNDHLMSVASSSDSTGNSGTRAAARPEEDEPDKAKPRSFQEICKGVHMQKGVHMQKTQELQSKKSPNTLPQKGPAVRPKDTAVPMSWRDSAGSPEERVAMQEELAFKDQTVYSYQQISCLDSVIRYLESCNIPITVKRKCHSSSNTTSSNSDEEKQKVESSVQAGEEAPLLKTPPSLATLNVAKKSAAPGVVSTSLAPLALPSKAESVVSIPSQCSYSSTIVHVGDKKPQPESEIIEDVPVGGEAVECQTTVPPCAVSPPSQEREAYKKLGLTKQVLAAHTQKEEHAFLNRFRELRGVHAFKADCSQYLERQKGQLASEAVPAVRSCKQGGGAGGGGEPAARRSGRNKKTKSKRVKQNESSDSTESQQRQQQPRPPPLQGLQQTSWSLSDTSQSTFPMAYPAVMPAYPLQMYPGAGAMAPQVDPALSRFSESNQDPRCPMPPPTYPAPLVTPMVALVLPNYMFPQMGSAPRQPFYPDQAAFPAQAAAFQTQPAFQTQPAFQAQLPFPGQSTFTVQAQFAAAAAQNPFPPAGGYAPQPFSFTLPGEPPKASEPELLLREGQSRCSTPPSPPLFQSRCSSPLQLNLLQLEERQDGTATPAAIADKIAIASAQTKPDAELQQRSLKLPALDRACPTTPPGPGPGLSLLGLRSGHRQTDVGGLSWEKLFPKVCCSDEEVESPGDSNHSDGNSSSSDMLDILLMDSRSGTGSATSGSMGSGSNGCGTSAYGTSTSGASASGTGSSHVSNNSSNYFGSVDSSQKSHKAKEPEAAMTVGLGGEMEVEENQHFSKDLPQDPPWLHTTNVDGASMLTYQMPPCDMQKVLRDDREKLRQMQKHQPRFTKDQRRELVEVHPWMRRGGLPKAIDVKACMGCEDLSESLVEEETPDLHMGETEASEEASADKTSAQLQQQQPGSSQGLSTAMGT